The proteins below come from a single Mucilaginibacter mali genomic window:
- a CDS encoding MarR family winged helix-turn-helix transcriptional regulator, whose translation MQIDKEIQSTNFEDNYHKVIINISYTYNWLSNANRDKFEKHNLTTQQFNILRILRGQYPNPATINLLKERMIDKMSDASRIVDRLIQKGMVSRCTNKKDRRAVDIRISDLGLEVLSKMDGEFKAKDLLKDNLTEDEAAQLSDLLDKLRG comes from the coding sequence ATGCAAATAGATAAGGAAATACAAAGCACCAATTTTGAAGATAATTACCATAAGGTGATCATCAATATTTCCTACACCTATAACTGGCTATCCAACGCCAACCGCGATAAATTCGAGAAGCATAACCTCACCACCCAGCAATTTAATATCCTGCGCATTTTACGTGGCCAATATCCTAATCCGGCTACCATCAATCTGCTAAAGGAACGTATGATAGATAAAATGTCCGACGCTTCACGCATCGTCGACCGCCTGATCCAAAAGGGTATGGTATCGCGCTGCACTAACAAAAAAGACCGCCGCGCTGTAGATATCCGCATTAGCGACCTTGGGCTGGAGGTCCTTTCTAAAATGGATGGCGAGTTTAAAGCGAAAGATCTGCTAAAAGATAATCTTACTGAAGATGAGGCCGCGCAGCTGAGCGATCTGCTGGATAAGTTGCGGGGCTAA
- a CDS encoding DUF5522 domain-containing protein — translation MSLQENIDYYINQDGNFVFTREYHLKRGYCCKNKCLHCPWDYGKPKQEKKQEHK, via the coding sequence GTGAGCCTGCAGGAAAATATCGATTATTATATCAACCAGGATGGTAACTTTGTGTTTACACGCGAGTACCATTTAAAACGCGGATATTGCTGTAAAAATAAATGCCTGCATTGCCCCTGGGATTACGGGAAACCCAAACAGGAAAAAAAGCAGGAACACAAATAA